A window of the Lactuca sativa cultivar Salinas chromosome 5, Lsat_Salinas_v11, whole genome shotgun sequence genome harbors these coding sequences:
- the LOC111915111 gene encoding 3-ketoacyl-CoA synthase 11: MPIIFSLTNIQEHHFHSNINPEAKVMLITLLICLLLLGFYITKRTSRSRGVYLIDFTCYKPPDAQKLTKQFWVEQLKHVGNFSEEMVHFMRKILDKSGLGDSTYLADVLLKKDFDPCMIEARREMEMTVFGSIDMLLAKTGVRCEDIGILVVNCSIYNTMPSLSSMIVNKYKLKENIISYNLVGMGCSAGLMAIGLAQNLLQVHHDSYALVMSTEGVTENGYVGDDRSKLLTSGLFRVGGAAVLLSNRPSDRHNCKYELLHTVHTNGSSSDPSYNCIFQEEDEAGIRGVTITKDLFKVASTVIRSNATTLGKLILPLPEKLRYLTNSIARKLRPTANIQPYIPIYGKSVELFLPHVGGKPMLDELQKNLGFDEIAMEPSRMTLYRFGNTSSSSIWYELAYAEAKGRVKKGNRVWQIAFGSGFKCSSVVWCAMRTVDYDEMNPWTDEIDGFPVDVDCDDEPLPIFFEPSK, translated from the exons ATGCCTATTATCTTCAGTTTGACGAATATCCAGGAACACCATTTTCACTCCAATATCAATCCCGAAGCAAAAGTTATGTTAATAACCTTACTCATATGTCTTCTTTTATTAGGTTTCTACATCACCAAAAGAACTTCACGTTCACGCGGAGTTTACTTAATAGACTTCACATGCTATAAGCCCCCAGATGCTCAGAAGCTTACAAAACAGTTCTGGGTCGAGCAACTAAAGCACGTGGGAAATTTTTCAGAAGAAATGGTGCATTTCATGAGGAAGATTCTAGACAAGTCGGGACTTGGTGACTCAACCTACCTTGCAGATGTCTTACTGAAAAAAGATTTTGATCCGTGCATGATAGAAGCCAGAAGGGAAATGGAGATGACAGTTTTTGGATCAATAGACATGCTGTTGGCTAAAACAGGTGTACGATGTGAAGACATTGGAATACTGGTTGTGAATTGTAGTATTTATAACACTATGCCATCTCTTTCTAGCATGATTGTGAACAAATATAAGCTTAAAGAAAACATCATCAGCTACAATCTTGTTGGGATGGGATGCAGTGCAGGACTCATGGCAATCGGCCTTGCTCAAAACCTCCTGCAG GTGCATCATGATTCCTATGCGTTAGTGATGAGTACAGAGGGCGTTACCGAGAACGGCTACGTTGGAGACGATCGTTCCAAGCTCCTTACCAGCGGCCTCTTCCGCGTCGGCGGTGCGGCGGTCCTCCTCTCAAACCGTCCCTCCGATCGTCACAATTGTAAATACGAACTCCTCCACACCGTACACACCAATGGATCAAGTTCCGACCCTTCGTACAACTGCATAtttcaagaagaagacgaagCTGGGATAAGAGGCGTCACCATTACCAAAGACCTCTTCAAAGTCGCATCCACCGTCATCAGATCAAACGCAACCACGCTAGGTAAACTAATCCTACCGTTACCAGAAAAACTCAGATACCTAACAAACAGCATCGCAAGAAAACTCCGGCCAACGGCGAATATCCAACCTTACATACCAATTTACGGAAAATCCGTTGAACTCTTCCTCCCGCATGTCGGCGGGAAGCCAATGCTAGATGAATTACAGAAAAACCTAGGGTTTGATGAGATTGCCATGGAACCTTCTAGAATGACGCTGTATAGATTCGGCAACACCTCCAGCAGCTCTATTTGGTACGAGCTAGCGTACGCAGAGGCAAAGGGTCGGGTCAAAAAAGGGAATCGGGTATGGCAGATTGCGTTCGGGTCTGGTTTCAAATGTAGCAGTGTGGTGTGGTGTGCAATGCGGAccgttgattatgatgagatgaACCCGTGGACGGATGAGATCGATGGGTTCCCAGTTGATGTGGATTGTGACGATGAACCATTACCTATATTTTTTGAACCCTCAAAATAA